The genome window TGGCCCCATTTTGATATTGTTTGGTGGTACATTATTAGTCAATTGTACCAGATCTTCCCCTTTTGGGCAAATCTTTTCCTACTAATCTTTGTCCATCACATACATGATACATACAACAtacaaatatgtttgtatatgtATTACCATCTTCACAACAAAACAGATTTTATTGAGTGGAATTGGCTATTGACAGTTCACTTTTGAATATTCCCTCCATCattcccacctttcacctatttttcctacatcCGTCCCTTGTTAtgctttttttccaaattacaaacagattttttaagGCTTTTAATCAGAACGACGATacaagtccattgatgtaaaacttacctcgaaatggtgctccaaatgacttgattttcgttaattggaaatttaaacacccaaattgaagcgtcgttttcatcgtttggagcaccgtttcgtggtaagttttacatcaacgGACTCGTATCtccgttctgatcaaaagccatAAAAACTGtttgtaatttgaaaaaaaaaataactccgttaagtttttttaacgggggactagtgtaggaaaaataggtgaaaggtgggactggtggaggGAATATTTAAAGATGGGACTGTCAATGGCCAAAGATCTCTAGTTGGGATTACTACAGACCAATTCCCTCTTTATTCAGAGGTGGAATTTTATTGTATGTTTAGTTGTATCTTTTAAAAATGTTATCAATATCAATGCAtgtcaatttaaaaaaaaaaacaaatgtttCTGCAGTTGCCAGTTTGTGTAACATTTGGATTTTgtatgtaaattgggttattatgtGACTATATAAGTCTATAACTTAAAAGAAAACGTGTGTATTTAAACCTCTTTTAAGAGAAATATGCTCGATATGAACGCTCCCTAGGCTTGGGTCATGGCCGCCTATCAGAAGGGACTTGATGTAAGTTCCGTTAAAAGATATTTCAGAAGCGCCCGAACCACTTTAAGTCGTACGGAGTAAGAGTCTATGAACGTGAAGTAAGCATCTCTCACAAAGCTACTAACTGctagcaatgttttaaaaaccggtattTTAATCGTATCGGATTgggcttaaaaatggtttaaccggttgaaccgggttgtacCGGGTGGTTCAACCGGGTTAACTAATTAACtgtataatttcataaattacaactttaactcaaaaaaaaaaaaaaaaaaaaaaaaaaaaaaaccaaagtgcattataacaaattaaaaacaaTCCAAAAGTTAATCCATAACAAAAAAGATGATTCAAAAGTATTCAGTTTTCCAACAAAGTTTAAGTCATTGGAGGGTTGAATGCATCAAGTTTCCGGTCGCTTAAAAGATGAAATTCACTATCGTCACCATCCTCATCAACTAGAGCATAACTATTTTCGTTTCCTACATTATTAAATAAGAAGTTTTAGTTGCAAATAATCATAACATATTAAACTTACGTAAGATAAGTGACATATATAATAAGTAACAttgtgtttgagaaactgggTCATGATCTTCCTCACCAAACATGTTATCTATATCATTGTTATGAAGTTCTCCTGCCGGCTCTTCTTCAACCACCCAAAATTCCGCATGACTAATACTTTCACAATCAACTGGGTCATAGGATCTTTTAGCATATTTGAGTCTACGAAAACAACTACCCAAATGTCAACACTTATAAAGTAAATTACGATGTAAAAAACATTTTAAAGAATTCAAGATATCGTACCTATTTTGTAAACGCAAGTTGTAATGAACAAACACAAGATCATTTAGTCTTTCATGTTCCAACCGATTTCTTTTTTTTGTGTGAATCCTTTCAAAGACACTCCAATTACGTTCACaaccggaggaagatgcggtttgACTTAATATTCGAACGGCAAAGTTTTGCATTAACGGATAATCTCCACCATTCGGCTACAAAAGAAAATAGTTATCAAAacaataacaaataaaaaaactaatattGTTAATAATAACATGAAAAATATATCTATCTTACCGGGTTGAATTGCTTTACGAGAAGCAACGGCACTACTCCTACTAAAACATTCTTCGCCATCACGAAACTTGCCTAAAGACGTTGTAATATCTATAACCTCATTAACCGAAAAATTCTTCTCAACCATTTCGAGAAAACCCTTGAAAACTTCTTTACCTTTATAAAGATTTTTTTTGTCATACTGATAAGCTGGATTTAACCAATATGCCGCACAATGAATACTAGAACATAACATCTTTTTCCATCGAGCATCGATTATATCTGTATATGGCTTATACAAATCTTCCTTTCCCTTAAATATTGCCTTAACTCCCTTATCTGCCTGATTCATCCCCTCAAAAACATATGGCAAAGAAGGTTTTTCATCCATATCACACAAACGCAAAACCCTCAACAAAGGAGCCATTACTGTCACAGTAATCAAACAATTGCTCCAAAAAATTTCATTCATCACAACTTCTTTACATTCAGTTGCATTCCCCAGATTTGATATCTTTTTAAATTCATTAGATATGACAAGAGCTTGCAAGTCATTTTTATGATCTACCAAACTTTTTAATGCAATGAAGGTCGTACCAAACCGGGTAGGACCTGGACGAATGATTTCTGTCCAACCCTCTCTTTTTCTTAACCAATTCAACGGCATCTTATGATTATAAATAAAAACAGTAATCCTAGATGCAAGTTTAACCAACTTTGCAACATTCTCCAACTCTGAAACATCCTTTAACAGAAGATTAAGACAGTGAGTTGCACAAGGTGTCCA of Helianthus annuus cultivar XRQ/B chromosome 1, HanXRQr2.0-SUNRISE, whole genome shotgun sequence contains these proteins:
- the LOC110930875 gene encoding uncharacterized protein LOC110930875, which produces MKAAGKMLCAKYPSVTWTPCATHCLNLLLKDVSELENVAKLVKLASRITVFIYNHKMPLNWLRKREGWTEIIRPGPTRFGTTFIALKSLVDHKNDLQALVISNEFKKISNLGNATECKEVVMNEIFWSNCLITVTVMAPLLRVLRLCDMDEKPSLPYVFEGMNQADKGVKAIFKGKEDLYKPYTDIIDARWKKMLCSSIHCAAYWLNPAYQYDKKNLYKGKEVFKGFLEMVEKNFSVNEVIDITTSLGKFRDGEECFSRSSAVASRKPNGGDYPLMQNFAVRILSQTASSSGCERNWSVFERIHTKKRNRLEHERLNDLVFVHYNLRLQNRLKYAKRSYDPVDCESISHAEFWVVEEEPAGELHNNDIDNMFGNENSYALVDEDGDDSEFHLLSDRKLDAFNPPMT